A portion of the Syntrophorhabdaceae bacterium genome contains these proteins:
- a CDS encoding enoyl-CoA hydratase/isomerase family protein: MANETVLFEKEKAVGLIVINRPDKRNALNVSVFQELNEILGRIEKDDTVRSIVVTGAGSAFVAGADVNELLAHDTLNGWSASRFSHSVFNRLETLPKPSVAAINGVAFGGGLELALSCTLRVASKEAKLSLPELSLGIMPGLGGTQRLMRTVGYAKAMELLLRSLIIDAAEALRIGLVHEVTSGEEVLGKAREIAEHLAGLSPMTVRLTMELMRYSQNQGFETGLAMESALASLTVSSNDAKALLEKFLTRGKTK; this comes from the coding sequence ATGGCGAACGAGACGGTACTATTCGAGAAGGAGAAGGCGGTCGGGCTCATCGTCATCAACCGGCCGGACAAGAGAAATGCGTTGAACGTGAGCGTTTTTCAGGAACTCAACGAGATTCTCGGCAGGATTGAGAAGGACGATACAGTGAGGTCTATTGTGGTAACTGGCGCCGGATCGGCCTTTGTGGCAGGTGCAGATGTGAACGAGCTTCTTGCTCATGACACGCTTAACGGTTGGTCCGCTTCCCGTTTCAGCCATTCTGTCTTCAACCGGCTTGAGACGCTTCCCAAACCTTCTGTGGCGGCCATCAACGGAGTCGCGTTCGGAGGAGGATTAGAGCTGGCATTATCCTGCACGCTGCGGGTCGCATCAAAAGAAGCCAAACTGAGTTTGCCTGAATTAAGCCTCGGGATAATGCCCGGACTTGGCGGAACGCAAAGACTCATGCGTACTGTGGGCTACGCAAAGGCCATGGAACTTTTGCTCAGAAGCTTGATCATAGATGCCGCGGAAGCCCTGAGAATTGGCCTGGTACATGAGGTGACAAGCGGGGAAGAGGTACTCGGTAAAGCGCGCGAAATAGCAGAACACCTCGCGGGTTTGAGCCCCATGACGGTGCGCCTTACCATGGAACTCATGCGATACAGCCAGAATCAGGGATTCGAAACCGGATTGGCCATGGAGTCGGCCCTTGCGTCGTTAACCGTGTCGTCAAATGATGCCAAAGCACTGCTCGAGAAATTCCTGACCAGGGGAAAAACGAAGTGA